One part of the Mycobacterium marinum genome encodes these proteins:
- a CDS encoding NDMA-dependent alcohol dehydrogenase, whose translation MKTKGALIWEFNQPWSVEDIEIGDPVKDEVKIQMEAAGMCRSDNHLVTGGIPMAGFPVLGGHEGAGVVTEVGPGVDDIAPGDHVVLSFIPSCGRCPTCQAGLRNLCDLGAGLLAGAAVSDGTFRIQARGQNVYPMTLLGTFSPYMVVHRSSVVKIDPAIPFEVAALVGCGVTTGYGSAVRTADVRPGDDVAIVGLGGVGMAALQGAVTAGARYIFAVEPVEWKRDQALKFGATHVYPDMEAALMGIAEVTYGLMAKKVVITVGELQGSDIDTYLAITSKGGTCVVTAIGSLLDTQVNLNLAMLTLMQKNLQGTIFGGGNPQYDIPQLLSMYKARKLNIDDMITRQYRLEQINEGYQDMIDGKNIRGVIRFTDADR comes from the coding sequence GTGAAGACAAAAGGCGCTCTGATCTGGGAGTTCAACCAGCCGTGGTCGGTCGAGGACATCGAAATCGGCGATCCGGTCAAAGACGAGGTCAAGATTCAGATGGAAGCGGCGGGCATGTGCCGCTCCGACAACCACCTGGTCACCGGCGGCATTCCGATGGCGGGCTTCCCGGTCCTGGGCGGACATGAGGGCGCCGGTGTCGTCACCGAGGTCGGCCCCGGTGTGGACGACATCGCCCCCGGCGACCACGTGGTGTTGTCCTTCATCCCGTCCTGCGGCAGATGCCCGACCTGTCAGGCCGGCCTGCGCAATCTCTGCGACCTGGGGGCGGGGCTGCTGGCCGGCGCCGCGGTGTCCGACGGCACCTTCCGCATCCAGGCCCGCGGCCAGAACGTCTACCCCATGACCCTGTTGGGCACCTTCTCGCCGTACATGGTGGTACACCGCAGCTCGGTGGTGAAGATCGACCCGGCCATTCCTTTCGAGGTCGCCGCCCTGGTGGGTTGCGGCGTCACCACCGGCTACGGCTCGGCAGTTCGTACCGCCGACGTCCGCCCCGGCGACGACGTCGCCATCGTCGGTCTTGGCGGGGTCGGCATGGCGGCGCTGCAGGGCGCGGTGACCGCCGGCGCCCGCTACATCTTCGCCGTCGAGCCGGTGGAGTGGAAACGCGACCAGGCGCTCAAGTTCGGCGCCACCCATGTCTACCCCGACATGGAGGCGGCGCTCATGGGGATCGCCGAAGTCACCTACGGGCTGATGGCCAAGAAAGTGGTGATCACCGTCGGCGAGCTGCAGGGCTCCGACATCGACACCTACTTGGCGATCACCTCAAAGGGCGGTACCTGCGTGGTCACCGCGATCGGCAGCCTGCTGGACACTCAGGTCAACCTGAACCTGGCAATGCTGACCCTGATGCAGAAGAACTTGCAGGGCACCATCTTCGGCGGCGGTAACCCGCAATACGACATTCCGCAACTGCTGTCCATGTACAAGGCGCGCAAGCTCAACATCGACGACATGATCACCCGCCAGTACCGGCTGGAACAGATCAACGAGGGCTACCAGGACATGATTGACGGCAAGAACATTCGCGGCGTCATCCGCTTCACCGACGCCGACCGGTAG
- a CDS encoding aldehyde dehydrogenase, producing MALLADGVSSLFIDGKRCEGGAGTFATVNPATEETLGVAADADAGDMDRAVEAARRAFDDTDWSRNTELRVRCVRQLRDAMREHIEELRAVTISEVGAPRMLTAAAQLEGPVNDLAFSADTAESYSWKQDLGAAAPMGIPTRRTLVREAVGVVGAITPWNFPHQINLAKLGPALAAGNTVVLKPAPDTPWCAAVLGELIADCTDIPPGVVNIVTSSEHGLGALLAKDPRVDMVSFTGSTATGRSVMADGAATIKRMFLELGGKSAFIVLDDADLAAASSVSAFTASMHAGQGCAITTRLVVPRARYDEAVAIAAGTMSSIKPGDPDDARTVCGPLISQRQRDRVQGYLDLAIAEGGTFACGGGRPAGRQVGYFIEPTVIAGLTNDARPAREEIFGPVLTVLAHDGDDDAVRIANDSPYGLSGTVYGGDPQRAADVAARLRVGTVNVNGGVWYCADAPFGGYKQSGIGREMGLAGFEEYLETKLIATAAN from the coding sequence ATGGCCCTGTTGGCCGACGGAGTCAGCTCACTGTTCATCGATGGCAAGCGCTGCGAGGGTGGGGCGGGTACTTTTGCGACCGTCAACCCGGCCACCGAGGAAACGCTCGGCGTGGCGGCCGATGCCGATGCGGGTGATATGGACCGGGCGGTCGAGGCCGCGCGCCGCGCATTCGACGACACCGATTGGTCGCGCAACACCGAATTGCGAGTGCGATGCGTGCGGCAGCTGCGCGACGCGATGCGTGAACACATCGAAGAGCTGCGCGCGGTGACCATCTCCGAAGTCGGGGCGCCGCGGATGCTCACCGCCGCCGCTCAATTGGAGGGCCCGGTCAATGACCTGGCCTTTTCCGCCGACACCGCCGAATCCTATTCCTGGAAGCAGGATCTCGGTGCGGCGGCGCCCATGGGCATCCCGACGCGGCGCACCCTGGTGCGCGAGGCGGTGGGCGTCGTCGGCGCCATCACGCCGTGGAACTTCCCGCACCAGATCAACCTCGCCAAGCTGGGCCCCGCGCTGGCCGCGGGCAATACCGTCGTGCTGAAACCGGCACCGGACACACCGTGGTGCGCGGCGGTGCTCGGCGAATTGATCGCCGATTGCACCGATATCCCACCCGGCGTCGTCAACATCGTCACCTCCAGCGAACACGGCCTGGGCGCTCTGTTGGCCAAAGACCCTCGCGTGGACATGGTTTCGTTCACCGGATCCACCGCGACCGGCCGCAGTGTGATGGCCGATGGGGCGGCCACCATCAAGAGAATGTTCTTGGAGCTGGGTGGCAAATCGGCCTTCATCGTGCTCGATGACGCCGACCTGGCCGCGGCGAGCTCGGTATCGGCCTTCACCGCAAGCATGCATGCCGGGCAGGGGTGTGCGATCACCACCAGGCTGGTGGTGCCGCGTGCCCGCTACGACGAGGCCGTCGCAATAGCTGCGGGGACCATGTCGTCGATCAAGCCCGGCGATCCTGATGATGCCAGAACGGTTTGTGGTCCTTTGATTTCGCAACGGCAGCGGGACCGGGTACAGGGTTATCTCGACTTGGCGATCGCCGAAGGCGGAACCTTCGCTTGCGGCGGCGGGAGGCCGGCCGGCCGGCAGGTCGGTTACTTCATCGAGCCCACGGTGATCGCGGGTCTGACCAACGACGCCCGGCCCGCGCGCGAAGAGATCTTCGGTCCGGTGCTCACGGTGCTTGCTCACGACGGTGACGATGACGCCGTGCGCATCGCCAACGATTCACCGTATGGCTTGTCGGGCACCGTTTATGGCGGTGACCCGCAGCGAGCCGCCGACGTCGCCGCGCGGCTGCGGGTGGGCACCGTGAACGTCAACGGCGGGGTTTGGTATTGCGCTGATGCGCCGTTCGGGGGATACAAGCAATCCGGGATCGGGCGTGAGATGGGCCTCGCCGGATTCGAGGAGTATCTGGAAACCAAGCTGATTGCGACTGCGGCGAATTAG
- a CDS encoding sensor histidine kinase, producing MAERLPRAVPLRVGLVAATLALVLCGLLASGVAVTSILRHSLVSRIDSTLLEASRTWAQASWRHSMPSVEGPDPARPPSKFYVRSISPDGRAMTAINDRNAEPALPADNDVGSDPTTLPSVNGSNIEWRAVSVHGPQGGLTTVAIDLSDVQHTVRSLVWLQIGIGAGVLVVVGLAGFAVVQRSLRPLSEVEQTAAAIASGQLDRRVPERDPRTEVGQLSLAMNGMLSQIQVALAASEDSAEKARSSEERMRRFITDASHELRTPLTTIRGFAELYRQGAARDVAMLLSRIESEASRMGLLVDDLLTLARLDVQRPLERNRVDLLVLAADAVHDARAIDRKRAITVEVLEGPGTPEVLGDEPRLRQVLSNLVGNALQHTPDSADVTVRVGTAGQNAVLEVADKGPGMPAEDASRVFERFYRTDSSRARASGGTGLGLSIVHSLVKAHGGDVTLTTAPGEGCCFRVTLPRVSEAAVELTEPVS from the coding sequence ATGGCCGAACGTCTTCCGCGCGCAGTGCCGCTCCGGGTGGGTCTGGTCGCGGCCACCCTCGCCCTGGTGTTGTGTGGCCTGCTGGCCTCGGGCGTGGCGGTCACCTCGATCCTGCGACACAGCCTGGTCAGCAGGATCGACTCGACGCTGCTGGAAGCCTCGCGCACCTGGGCGCAAGCCTCCTGGCGGCATTCGATGCCCAGCGTTGAAGGCCCCGACCCGGCCCGGCCTCCGTCGAAGTTCTACGTGCGCAGCATCAGTCCCGACGGTCGGGCCATGACGGCCATCAACGACCGCAACGCCGAGCCGGCGCTGCCCGCCGACAACGACGTGGGTTCGGATCCGACGACGCTGCCCTCGGTGAACGGCTCGAACATCGAGTGGCGGGCGGTCTCGGTGCACGGGCCGCAGGGCGGCCTGACGACGGTGGCCATCGATCTGTCCGACGTTCAGCACACGGTGCGGTCGCTGGTCTGGCTGCAGATCGGCATTGGGGCCGGGGTACTTGTGGTGGTCGGCCTGGCCGGCTTCGCGGTGGTGCAACGCAGCCTGCGGCCGCTGTCCGAAGTCGAGCAGACCGCCGCGGCCATCGCTTCGGGTCAGCTGGATCGCCGGGTGCCAGAACGTGATCCCCGAACCGAGGTGGGCCAGCTTTCGCTCGCCATGAATGGAATGCTGTCCCAGATCCAAGTAGCGCTGGCGGCGTCGGAGGATTCGGCGGAAAAGGCGCGCAGTTCCGAAGAACGGATGCGGCGTTTCATCACCGATGCCAGCCACGAACTACGTACCCCGCTGACCACGATCCGCGGCTTCGCCGAGCTGTATCGCCAGGGCGCGGCGCGCGATGTGGCCATGTTGCTGTCGCGGATCGAGAGCGAAGCCAGCCGGATGGGTCTGTTGGTGGACGATTTGCTGACGCTGGCCCGCCTGGACGTGCAACGGCCGCTGGAGCGCAACCGGGTGGACTTGCTGGTTCTTGCCGCCGATGCGGTGCACGATGCGCGGGCGATCGACCGGAAGCGCGCCATCACCGTCGAAGTCCTGGAGGGCCCGGGCACACCGGAGGTGCTCGGCGACGAGCCCCGGTTGCGCCAGGTGCTCAGCAACCTCGTCGGCAACGCGCTGCAGCACACGCCCGACAGCGCCGACGTCACGGTGCGGGTCGGCACGGCTGGCCAGAACGCGGTCCTGGAAGTGGCAGACAAAGGTCCCGGGATGCCCGCGGAGGACGCGTCCAGGGTATTCGAGCGGTTCTACCGGACCGACTCTTCCCGCGCCCGCGCCAGTGGTGGGACCGGGCTTGGTCTGTCGATCGTCCACTCCCTGGTGAAGGCGCACGGCGGCGATGTCACGCTTACGACCGCGCCGGGGGAGGGGTGTTGCTTTCGCGTCACGCTGCCGCGCGTCAGCGAGGCGGCGGTGGAACTCACCGAGCCGGTCAGTTAG
- a CDS encoding ketosteroid isomerase family protein, translating into MTQATQSPALAASQASWRCVQAHDRQGWLALMADDIVIEDPIGKSVTNPDGTGVRGKDGVANFYDTNIAANQLSITCEETFPSSSPNEIAHILVLRSRFDGGFTSEVRGVFTYRVNDEGLMTNMRGYWNLEMMKFGNQE; encoded by the coding sequence ATGACCCAAGCCACCCAGTCCCCCGCATTGGCGGCCTCGCAGGCGTCATGGCGCTGCGTTCAAGCCCACGACCGCCAGGGGTGGCTCGCCTTGATGGCCGACGACATCGTCATCGAGGATCCGATCGGCAAGTCCGTGACCAACCCGGACGGCACCGGGGTGCGGGGCAAAGATGGTGTGGCGAACTTCTATGACACCAACATTGCGGCCAACCAGCTGTCGATCACCTGCGAGGAGACCTTTCCGTCGAGTTCGCCCAACGAGATCGCCCATATCCTGGTGCTGCGCAGCAGGTTTGACGGCGGCTTCACCAGCGAGGTCCGCGGCGTGTTCACCTATCGCGTCAACGACGAGGGGCTCATGACCAACATGCGCGGATACTGGAACCTGGAGATGATGAAGTTCGGCAACCAGGAATAA
- a CDS encoding PE-PPE domain-containing protein, producing the protein MSYVVAAPDFLSTAAEDLAAMGSAVSTATAAAARSTTLLLAAGADDVSTHIAALFSTHGLQYQLASAQAAEFHERFVLTLAADANTYLTTEIANAQRCLAGAINAPATALLEHPLLGADPTASASTAATPAGGASMAPAAAGTRITVPGAGPLYYPRFLTELPYLGQALLLGIPGPSSASILQGYDLINHAIGENWFPDTIASVINYPASIGILSGSLAAPDTNTAVAIGTRMLHEQIMSAVTNSSGLPVHVAALSQGTIVANRELAYLATDPNAPPAHALEFALFGSPELGLAHIYLPDGLTVPLINYTVHGLANTQYDVSVVNGQYDFWGNPPDRPWNLPAWVNSLFGAAYYHNTSSFASLSDAVEVSSVTTSLGGTITTYLIPSPTLPMLLPLEQIGVPAPIVAGLNSVLAPIVNDGYSSLTPNAGPYFSQGALVGLPSAADVLGSWPWPALGSVTAHIC; encoded by the coding sequence GTGTCGTATGTCGTTGCAGCGCCCGATTTTCTGAGCACCGCGGCCGAGGATTTGGCCGCGATGGGGTCGGCGGTCAGCACGGCCACCGCAGCGGCCGCCCGATCCACAACCCTGCTGCTGGCCGCGGGCGCCGACGACGTCTCCACCCACATTGCGGCGTTGTTCAGCACGCACGGCCTGCAGTATCAGCTGGCCAGTGCCCAAGCGGCGGAGTTTCACGAGCGGTTCGTGCTCACCTTGGCGGCCGACGCCAACACGTATCTGACCACCGAGATCGCCAACGCGCAGCGATGTCTGGCCGGCGCGATCAACGCCCCGGCCACGGCGCTGCTCGAGCACCCGCTGCTCGGCGCCGACCCGACGGCCTCGGCCAGCACCGCAGCCACGCCCGCCGGGGGCGCCTCGATGGCGCCCGCGGCGGCAGGCACCAGGATTACGGTCCCGGGGGCCGGACCGCTTTACTACCCGAGATTCCTCACCGAGCTGCCCTATCTGGGACAGGCACTCCTGCTGGGCATTCCGGGGCCCAGTTCGGCGTCGATCCTGCAGGGATATGACTTGATCAACCATGCGATCGGCGAAAACTGGTTCCCCGACACCATCGCTTCGGTCATCAACTATCCGGCCAGCATCGGCATCCTCAGCGGCAGTCTGGCCGCCCCCGACACCAACACGGCCGTCGCCATCGGAACGCGGATGCTCCATGAGCAGATCATGAGCGCGGTGACCAATAGCAGCGGGTTGCCGGTGCACGTGGCCGCACTGTCACAGGGCACCATCGTCGCCAACCGCGAGTTGGCTTACCTGGCAACCGACCCCAACGCGCCACCGGCCCATGCCCTGGAGTTCGCCTTGTTCGGCAGCCCTGAGCTCGGTTTGGCGCACATCTACTTGCCCGATGGCCTGACCGTGCCTTTGATCAACTACACGGTGCATGGCCTGGCCAACACCCAATACGACGTCAGCGTGGTCAATGGCCAATACGACTTCTGGGGCAATCCGCCCGACCGGCCATGGAATCTCCCGGCCTGGGTGAACTCCCTGTTCGGGGCCGCCTACTACCACAACACGTCATCGTTTGCCTCGCTGTCGGACGCGGTCGAAGTGTCCAGCGTGACCACCTCGCTGGGAGGCACGATCACGACGTACCTGATCCCGTCCCCGACGTTGCCGATGCTGTTACCGCTCGAGCAGATCGGTGTCCCGGCGCCGATCGTCGCGGGCCTCAACTCGGTGCTGGCACCGATCGTCAACGACGGATACTCCTCGCTGACTCCCAACGCCGGCCCGTACTTCTCGCAAGGAGCGCTGGTCGGTCTGCCCAGCGCGGCCGATGTGCTGGGGTCCTGGCCATGGCCAGCGCTGGGGTCAGTGACGGCACACATATGCTGA
- a CDS encoding SDR family oxidoreductase produces MPRFQPHPDRRPAIVAGASSGIGAATAVELAAHGFPVALGARRVQKCEEIAEKIRADGGDAVALALDVTDADSVKDFVHQATERLGDIEVLVAGAGDTYFGRLYEIDTETFESQVQIHLIGANRLATAVLPGMLERQRGDLIFVGSDVALRQRPHMGAYGAAKAALVAMVTNLQMELEGTGLRASIVHPGPTKTAMGWSLPVESIGPALEDWAKWGQARHDYFLRASDIARAIIFVAETPRGGFVANMELQPEAPLAATTNRQQLKVDEKAKDS; encoded by the coding sequence ATGCCTCGCTTCCAGCCCCACCCGGATCGCCGGCCCGCGATCGTCGCCGGCGCATCATCGGGAATCGGCGCCGCCACCGCGGTCGAGCTGGCCGCCCATGGCTTTCCGGTTGCGCTGGGCGCGCGGCGGGTTCAGAAGTGTGAAGAGATCGCCGAAAAGATTCGCGCCGATGGCGGCGATGCCGTCGCGCTGGCCCTCGATGTCACTGACGCAGATTCGGTCAAGGATTTCGTGCATCAGGCCACCGAGCGGCTCGGTGACATCGAGGTGCTGGTCGCCGGCGCCGGCGACACCTACTTCGGTCGACTCTACGAAATCGACACCGAGACTTTCGAATCGCAGGTCCAGATCCATTTGATCGGGGCAAACCGGCTGGCCACCGCCGTTCTTCCGGGCATGCTCGAACGCCAGCGCGGGGACCTGATCTTCGTGGGCTCGGATGTGGCGCTGCGCCAGCGCCCACACATGGGTGCCTACGGTGCGGCCAAAGCCGCACTGGTGGCAATGGTCACCAACCTGCAAATGGAATTGGAGGGCACCGGCCTGCGTGCGTCGATCGTGCATCCCGGCCCGACCAAGACGGCGATGGGCTGGAGCCTGCCGGTCGAGTCGATCGGCCCGGCACTCGAGGACTGGGCCAAATGGGGTCAGGCGCGCCACGACTACTTCCTGCGAGCATCCGACATCGCCCGGGCCATCATATTCGTGGCGGAAACACCCAGGGGTGGGTTCGTGGCCAACATGGAGTTGCAGCCGGAAGCCCCGTTGGCCGCCACCACGAACCGTCAGCAACTCAAAGTCGATGAGAAGGCCAAGGATTCATGA
- a CDS encoding cytochrome P450, which yields MTTAIVPRVSGGEEEHGHLEEFRTDPIGLMQRVRDECGDVGWFQLANKHVVLLSGAKANEFFFRSSDEELDQAEAYPFMTPIFGKGVVFDASPERRKEMLHNSALRGEHMKGHATTIEREVHRMIENWGQEGEIDLLEFFAELTIYTSTSCLIGTKFRNQLDSRFAYFYHELERGTDPLCYADPYLPIESFRRRDEARKGLVALVQEIMHQRVANPPTDKRDRDMLDVLVSITDEQGNPRFCADEVTGMFISLMFAGHHTSSGTSAWTLIELLRHPDAYAAVIDELDELYADGQPVSFHALRQIPRLENVLKETLRLHPPLIILMRVAKGEFEVEGYPIHEGELVAASPAISNRIAEDFPDPDEFVPERYQEPRQEDLINRWTWIPFGAGRHRCVGAAFATMQIKAIFSVLLREYEFEMAQPADSYRNDHSKMVVQLARPARVRYRRRKMSDNRGH from the coding sequence ATGACGACAGCAATCGTGCCGCGAGTGTCCGGCGGCGAAGAGGAACACGGACATCTCGAGGAGTTCCGCACCGATCCGATCGGGTTGATGCAGCGGGTGCGCGACGAATGCGGCGACGTGGGCTGGTTCCAGTTGGCCAACAAGCACGTTGTCCTGCTCTCTGGCGCCAAAGCCAATGAGTTCTTTTTCCGCTCCAGCGATGAAGAACTCGACCAGGCCGAGGCCTACCCCTTCATGACCCCGATCTTCGGCAAAGGGGTGGTGTTCGACGCCAGCCCCGAGCGGCGCAAGGAGATGCTGCACAACTCGGCATTGCGTGGCGAGCACATGAAAGGGCATGCCACGACCATCGAACGCGAAGTGCATCGGATGATCGAGAACTGGGGCCAGGAAGGCGAAATCGACCTGCTGGAGTTCTTTGCCGAACTGACCATCTACACCTCGACCTCGTGTCTGATCGGCACGAAGTTCCGCAACCAGCTCGACTCCCGGTTCGCGTACTTCTATCACGAGCTCGAGCGCGGCACCGACCCGCTGTGCTACGCGGATCCGTATCTGCCGATCGAAAGTTTCCGTCGGCGAGACGAGGCCCGAAAAGGCTTGGTGGCGTTGGTCCAGGAGATCATGCACCAGCGGGTCGCCAACCCACCGACCGACAAGCGTGACCGCGACATGCTCGACGTGCTGGTGTCGATCACCGATGAGCAAGGCAATCCGCGGTTCTGCGCCGATGAGGTGACCGGCATGTTCATCTCGTTGATGTTCGCCGGGCACCACACCAGTTCGGGTACCTCGGCCTGGACGCTGATCGAGCTGCTGCGCCACCCCGACGCGTATGCCGCCGTGATCGACGAGCTCGACGAGCTCTACGCCGACGGCCAGCCGGTGAGTTTCCACGCGCTGCGCCAGATTCCACGGCTGGAGAACGTTTTGAAGGAGACGCTGCGACTACACCCGCCGTTGATCATCCTGATGCGGGTGGCCAAGGGCGAATTCGAGGTCGAGGGTTACCCGATTCACGAAGGTGAACTGGTTGCGGCTTCACCGGCGATCTCCAACCGGATTGCCGAGGACTTCCCCGATCCGGATGAGTTTGTGCCCGAGCGCTACCAGGAGCCGCGGCAAGAGGATTTGATCAACCGCTGGACCTGGATCCCGTTCGGCGCCGGACGGCATCGCTGCGTGGGGGCGGCATTCGCCACCATGCAAATCAAGGCGATCTTCTCGGTATTGCTGCGCGAGTACGAGTTCGAGATGGCGCAGCCCGCCGACAGCTATCGCAACGACCACTCCAAGATGGTGGTTCAGTTGGCGCGCCCCGCCAGGGTGCGCTACCGCCGCAGAAAAATGAGCGACAACCGGGGCCACTGA
- a CDS encoding ferredoxin has protein sequence MSYRIEADLDLCQGHAMCELEAPDYFRVPKRGKVEIIGPEPPEQARPEIEQAVRMCPTQALSIKAKED, from the coding sequence ATGAGCTACCGGATTGAGGCCGACCTGGATCTGTGCCAGGGCCACGCCATGTGCGAATTGGAGGCACCGGACTACTTCCGGGTGCCCAAGCGAGGCAAGGTCGAGATCATCGGTCCCGAGCCCCCCGAGCAAGCCCGCCCAGAGATAGAGCAGGCGGTGCGAATGTGTCCAACCCAAGCACTATCGATCAAAGCGAAAGAAGACTGA
- a CDS encoding cytochrome P450: protein MSVHVGGPELVLDPYDYDFHEDPYPYYRRLRDEAPLYHNQELGFWALSRHRDVHQGFRNSTTLSNRDGVSLDPVSRGPHATKTMSFLAMDDPAHLRLRTLVSKGFTPRRIRELEPRVTELAVAHLDTMLDMAGGSQTVDYVAEFAGKLPMDVISELMGVPVADRDQIRAMADGVMHREDGVTDVPASAIEASINLIVYYQQMIAERRKKPSGDLTSALLAADVDGDRLTDEEVLGFMFLMVIAGNETTTKLLANAAYWGHKNTDQLTPIYADLSRVPLWVEETLRYDTSSQILARTVVGELTLYDTTIPEGDVVLLLPGSAHRDERAFQDPDEYLIGREIGSKLLSFGSGAHFCLGAHLARMEARVALTELFRRIRGYQVDEGNAVRVHSSNVRGFAHLPITVEVA from the coding sequence ATGAGCGTGCACGTGGGGGGACCCGAGCTGGTCCTCGATCCCTATGACTACGACTTCCACGAGGATCCGTATCCGTACTATCGGCGGCTGCGCGACGAGGCCCCGCTCTATCACAACCAGGAACTCGGGTTCTGGGCGCTGTCCCGGCACCGCGACGTGCACCAGGGATTCCGCAACAGCACCACGCTTTCCAACCGCGACGGAGTTTCGCTGGATCCGGTGTCACGCGGGCCCCATGCCACCAAGACGATGTCATTCTTGGCGATGGACGACCCGGCGCATCTACGGCTGCGCACGCTGGTCTCGAAAGGCTTTACGCCAAGGCGGATTCGCGAGCTGGAGCCGCGGGTGACCGAGCTGGCCGTGGCGCACCTGGACACCATGCTGGACATGGCCGGCGGCTCCCAGACGGTCGACTATGTGGCCGAATTCGCCGGCAAGCTGCCGATGGACGTGATCTCCGAGCTGATGGGCGTTCCGGTCGCCGATCGCGATCAGATCCGGGCGATGGCAGACGGGGTGATGCACCGCGAGGACGGTGTCACGGATGTACCGGCATCGGCCATCGAGGCATCGATCAACCTCATCGTCTACTACCAGCAGATGATCGCCGAGCGGCGTAAGAAGCCCTCCGGCGATCTGACCTCCGCGCTGCTGGCCGCCGACGTCGACGGCGACCGCCTTACCGACGAAGAAGTGCTCGGTTTCATGTTCTTGATGGTGATCGCCGGAAATGAGACGACGACCAAACTTCTCGCCAATGCCGCGTATTGGGGCCACAAGAACACCGATCAACTGACACCGATCTACGCCGATCTGTCTCGAGTACCGCTGTGGGTCGAGGAAACCCTGCGCTATGACACCTCGAGCCAGATCCTGGCCCGCACCGTCGTCGGTGAACTCACCCTCTACGACACCACGATCCCCGAGGGGGACGTGGTGCTCCTGTTGCCGGGCTCGGCCCACCGTGACGAGCGGGCATTCCAGGATCCCGACGAGTACCTGATCGGGCGCGAGATCGGCTCGAAGCTGCTGAGTTTCGGTAGTGGCGCGCACTTCTGTCTGGGAGCACATCTGGCTCGGATGGAAGCCCGGGTGGCACTGACCGAACTGTTCAGACGAATCCGTGGCTACCAGGTCGACGAGGGCAACGCCGTGCGGGTCCACTCCAGCAACGTCCGCGGATTCGCTCACCTGCCGATCACCGTGGAGGTCGCCTGA
- a CDS encoding TetR/AcrR family transcriptional regulator, which translates to MSSDALVTVTDQQQHESGDRRRNRRQEETFRRVLAAGMDTLRASSYPDLTVRMVAARAGVSPATAYTYFSSKNHLIAEVYLDLVRKVPFFTDVNVAMRDRVVQALRHLALVVADEPEVGAACTAALLGGGADPAVRTVRDQIGAEIHRRIASAIGPGAQPGTIAALEMAFFGALVHAGSGEFTYHEVADRLADVAVLILVGAGQAAPGDALAEPAAEAGEDA; encoded by the coding sequence GTGTCCAGCGATGCACTGGTTACGGTCACCGACCAGCAACAGCACGAGTCCGGAGATCGGCGGCGCAACCGTCGCCAGGAGGAGACCTTTCGCCGGGTGCTGGCAGCTGGCATGGACACCTTGCGGGCGAGCTCCTACCCGGACCTGACGGTCCGGATGGTGGCGGCCCGCGCCGGGGTGTCCCCGGCCACCGCATATACCTACTTTTCGTCGAAGAACCACCTGATCGCCGAGGTCTATCTCGACCTGGTGCGCAAGGTCCCCTTCTTCACCGACGTCAACGTCGCGATGCGCGATCGGGTGGTACAGGCGCTGCGCCACCTGGCCCTGGTGGTAGCGGATGAACCCGAGGTGGGGGCCGCGTGCACGGCGGCGCTACTGGGCGGCGGCGCCGACCCCGCGGTGCGCACCGTGCGCGATCAGATCGGCGCCGAGATCCATCGCCGGATCGCCTCGGCCATCGGTCCTGGGGCGCAACCCGGCACCATCGCGGCGCTCGAAATGGCATTTTTCGGCGCGCTGGTACACGCCGGCAGTGGGGAATTCACCTATCACGAAGTTGCCGACCGGCTGGCAGACGTCGCGGTACTGATCCTGGTCGGCGCGGGGCAGGCGGCCCCCGGCGACGCTTTGGCAGAGCCAGCCGCCGAGGCGGGCGAGGACGCATGA
- a CDS encoding HIT family protein, with protein MASIFTKIINRELPGRFVYEDDDVVAFLTIEPMTQGHTLVVPRAEIDQWQTVDGAVFGRVMEVSQLIGKAVCKAFGTERAGVIIAGLEVPHLHIHVFPTRHLSDFGFATVDRNPSPESLDEAQAKIKKALSELT; from the coding sequence ATGGCGTCGATCTTCACCAAGATCATCAACCGTGAACTGCCCGGCCGCTTTGTCTACGAGGACGACGACGTCGTCGCGTTCTTGACGATTGAGCCGATGACCCAGGGCCACACGTTGGTGGTCCCGCGCGCCGAAATCGATCAGTGGCAGACCGTGGACGGCGCGGTATTCGGCCGGGTGATGGAAGTCAGTCAGCTGATCGGCAAGGCGGTGTGCAAGGCGTTTGGCACCGAACGCGCCGGCGTCATCATCGCCGGGTTAGAGGTCCCACACCTGCACATCCACGTGTTCCCCACCCGCCACTTGAGCGACTTCGGTTTCGCCACCGTCGACCGCAATCCGTCACCGGAATCACTGGACGAAGCGCAAGCCAAAATCAAAAAGGCGCTATCGGAGCTGACCTGA